acaacatctcgcaaggatgcccttttaacagtgattggcaccataattgacccaaaattgagttttacaacttcaaaattgattttttttttcaaaaccacttgctcgctacgctttctatagcgggaaattaaagcctaaatcaaaatatctgtcttatcaattataaatcacttaaaaaagctttgctgaactgcaccaaaattctcattttgacttatactgtaagtgcattttttgctttgacctccccccccaaaaaaaaatacattctgcctcccctgtcccaggtagaggagaaagacatgttgagaatgggcatgccaggatcagatcaccttggtaataataattattgcaatgtgaatcgcctagaacaataatgaATTGTACATATGTAactatatgtttattttaattttatgtctaaatctacatgatctatcatgaaattgtttttgttttaaatgtacaagggtaaaaaattttgctcgctcacaccttttatacatttggtcctgtgtgtcatgtatgccgcctaagcattgtctaattttttttccatatattgtacaattgaaatgccttggccttggccttgaggttttcaggccttggccttggccttgggtttccatgccttggcctcagccttggttattgaagccttggccttgggtattaaagccttggccttggaggtttgagccttgactacaacactgattcctgtacttgtttaggggttcatttcagggaatatttgccaagagtatatcgttttgtttccaattcttgttaagggtagggtttcacacgccaatacttgttaagtggtgcattttcagaatatggaaattacgtgtttagggtgcttttcgagaccccatggtcgcgcatggtatccacttgtgaatggaagtggcccccccgggatgaGAATGCATACTGTGCATAATTAAACTGCCATGCAGTCCGAAAAAGTAGTGTccaagaaactcttgtatcttttgttttattcaacttcatattttcacaGTATGAAGGAGAATTGCTCTTTCAGATaggctatttttttaatttgggaTTTTGGAGACTACTAGTACATGTAAATcactattttggctatttacagagaaccttacCTGGCGACTTATGGGTGGTTTTGGGTGGCAGGTCACATGTGATCTATTAGATCTACATGTTGAACACATATCAATGccatgtaatttttttgtttcttgaaaTCTATTCAGTTTGGCAGATGAAAACTACCATGGGGGACAACATCCATCAGAGGCCTCACTCGACCCCCAAGGTCGCCAGGGGTCAAAGTTCAGCTGGTCGGGGAGATCACCGGGTCGGGAGTGCATCCCCATCCCTGTCTTTAGACGAGACCGGTGAATCAACGCGTTCCCTTCTCTCCATCCTATCCCACAGCAGCATCAAGGACCTGCCAGAAGATGAGTTGAGGAACCAGtctgaggaggatgatgatgacaggGCATCTGATTCTTATTCATCTTTACCCACCAAGTCAAGgtaacttatttatttatttcatttccaggcaagaaaacatgacagcaatagaaacattacaaaagaaatgtaaaattgagCACCAGCCAATGCCTGGGGATCACctaaaacaattgaaaattCTGTCGAGAAGTTCCCCACATTTGCTGGTGTCTGGTGACTACATGGAATAACacaaaatagcaataaattCAAACATGTAGTTGTATTTACAATACTTCTATATAAATCAACCTTCATCGTAATATGAAtggagaaacaaaagaaaaacaaggttATCAAATTAATACTTTAAGAAAAAATGCAGATTGGGTCAAATCAGGAATTAGTCATTTATCCAATTAAAGACAGATATGGTAggtcaatttattgaattttgagaGTCTGAAATAAATTGTTGTATATGACATTTGTCACGGTTATGTGTtggtttaaacaaaaaaatgaataaaaaaatattgaaaatataaaataaaataaaaaaataaaaacagcaaagtataatgatttaaaaaaaaaaatcaagattcaAGTATATTCAAGGAAAATAGTTTTTAGATATCAACTgaatttaacaaaacaaaatttttattcctAGATTGTTTGATTTAAGCAACAGGgaataatttgaatgattttactAATACCTGctttggctcagttggtagagcacctgtctcacaaccgggagctagggggttcaaaccccggccgcgtcagaccaaaaaaGGTTAAAAGATGGAAGTTGCTgttaccctgtttggcgttcaacgattaaagggatagagcctcgtcgatctggcgttgcacagtggctgctgggcccacaatcaattgggcaatactaattttcagagtatttaatttcatgtctttttttaacaataaaatatggatggaCGGGTGGACTAGGATTTTGGGTCATAAAAGAAAAACTTTTAATAAGTAGCTATGTATGTTATGAACAGTATGTAAAAAATCTGCTATATAAAGACTTTTTGCAAAGcaattgtttttaaatatgGAACAAATTGCAATGCGATACCAAGGAAACTATTCCCTGAACACAAAGGAACATTCTCTCCTTCACAATAAGTAACAAAACTAATTTCAAAACCGAATGTACTTGTGAATAGAACTATCAAGAAGATCACCAGATAAGAATTGTTTTCAAGAATATAACCTTTTTCAAAAGGGAAATTGCAAACAAAGGCATAAAATTAATATGCCACAGGCCATATAAGGATATGATTAGTTATCAAACTTGTGtaaacaatgtaaaaaatgcttattattcatatttgataATTACAGACACCCCACTTAGAATTGTGTATACCTACAGCATATAAAGTTTACAATGCGTGCAATGTTTAACTACCGTAGAGTACATGCCATTAACCATTTAATAAAAAAGGATGCATAATAGTCAGCAAGATGGAGAGATGGGGAGAGGAGAAAAAGGTacatcaggggcccgtcttacagagagttacgattgatccaatcaatcataactcgtAACTATGGAAAATCATCAGtgttatattatttttctacaggaaatttgcacaatgtcctttgtaaacaagtgaaGCACAGTTAACttaagcacagtgaatttttaaagaaaacattgaatgcatgaatatacatcatagctagaaaatattttgaacaaacatccATAATACTTgctgatgttgctggccgtccatagttgcgattgatcggatcaatcgcaactctttgtaagacggggcccagaacaAGTAGGGACATGTACATAGGGCCAAtgccatggggggggggcatttgacTGCTCCCCATGAATTTATTAGTGAATGGTGTGACATTTTTGAATGTCTTTCTTGTTCTTGCAGCTCACATTCCTCAAGTAGGCAATCAAAGCCATCAACTTCAAGGTCACGATCGAGGTCCCCATCAACATCTCGCTCAAAGTCCCAGACAGACACCTACAGCAAATCGTCCAGCTACTCATTGCCCAGGAGTAGTGACTCTCGTTCGACGTCGCAGTCAACATCGGGCAGAGGACCGCAGTTGAGCCCCTGGGAGAAATGGCTGATCGAGAAAACCAAGGAGGAAAGGAAAAGACTTAAAGAAAAGGTGAGTGATGGCGATGATAAAGGGATATTGTGTGTTTCATTATGACTCATAATACAACTGTGCATGTAAAATAGCCTTGAAAACGGACATAGTGAAGCTTTTCGACATGCAACCATAGGAGCAGAATCGCATGAATGACTAGAACGCTAGAACAAGACAATATTTAATAGAACCCAAAGAGACAATGGATGCTATAAAATGGCAAGCTGTGATCGGCTGTCAAAGTAACAATTTAGGCATAGTACCATCCGTAAATTGAAGCAAAGCAATTGAAATAACACAAGGCTTCTTTCGAGCATGCGCAAGTGAGTGAAACTCCTTGCTCGGCTGAGCATCTTGAGCCAAGATGAACAGTACACATGCTTTGTTTCTCAGCAAGTGGTTAGCAATGGGCGAATTGATACCATCATCCGCCGCAGTACTAGCGGTACATCTTCTGCATGCACATGGATTTTGTGAACGCGCGCTATTGGGTTGTACGCCCTATGTGCAcaggtgtacatgtacacatacttGTGTGCAAATTCTGCCCTCATTTTTAATGTCACTCCTACGCATCCATCCTGAAAGATTGGTCAACTTCAGTGTTCTCAACACTAGGCATGATCACACTGTTTTCCTTTCAATTTTGCGAATGAAACCACCATTTCAGCACTACACTTTTCATTTATACGTAGATCTCTCTTTTAGTTCTACAGGTTAATCATTACATTCTTCCATGCGCTCGGAATGCATCATTAAATTAAAAATGGCCAAAGCTTTTTTTGTATATCCTATTAAAGCCTCGGTAAAAGAACATGAGGGGCTTGAgttacaaaatgtaaaaatttctGTTGTTTTGCCATTTTTTACTTTGATTAAAGTTTTTAAGAGCTTTGAATGATAGAAACAAATGGGGGAATGAAAATGGAATTTGAACGACAGTTCCATTCACAAATTACTTGTTTataatttctgtgttttttttactgcaAATGAATATTCTACACACATGCAAACACACACCACATGCTTACATCCAGAAGAGGAAAGGTTTGAAACCAAAGACTGTTGAGGTCAAAGTATACATATGGATTGAGGAGAGGGGGGTTAAGAGACTGGTGAGCGTTTCTCAAAAGGACATGTCAGACGTTTTACCCGACAAgccccattttatccgacagtttccATAgttacagtgcttctcagccaatcagaattaaggaaaattgtcagatcttggcccgttgcagaaagagttgcgatcaaacgcaactcaaaacttctgcaacaggcccctgacaacttgtacaaaaatgtttatgaaacgctcccagAAATTCATTAAATCTTGATTGATAATATAGTAGTTTATTCTGAAATGATATGACTCTATCTGATTTTCTCcaatttcattctttctctcttatccatacatgtaggccaagGTAGAGAGAATAGTAGGTAAATCAGTTTAAGAGATGAAGAATTCTGAGAAAGCAAAGTTCATCAAGGTGAAAGTCACCGAGCAGATTGTCGGAATAGTTGTTTCAACAAGTCTTCTATATTGCAGTTCATTTGTGAATTAcatgtctctctttctctttttctccttaatttcatctttttctctGTAGGCTAGGCTAGAGAGGGAGAAGCAGCTAAAACTGGCTGAAGAGAAAAAGATAAAGGCGGAGAAAGCAAAGGTCATCAGGGTCAAGGTCAATATGTGGATCGAGGAGCGGACGGCGAAAGAACAGGAATCCAAAAGAGCAAACCAGAGGCTGGAAGAGACGAAGAGACAACTCGAGgcagaagagaaaagaagactACAAGAGAAAGCAAAGGTACCATTTGTATatatatgatgataatgagaataattatatggaccatttatatagcgcagctactatacTCAtaggccagtattctgaagtcaggtttaaattaGACCTTGGTTTAAAGTTgcggtttaactatggagagccaattggggcatgTATCCCTATAAACAGttcacatccaatttattaactcatatgacaccaaatttgtctgggaatgataactgaagtattttgaagtatttttcatcattgtaaaagcaaaaaggaaacaaaatagtaaacataagaaatgtacaatataaacaatGTTAGATTTTGgacttcccataattttatcaTAGAGTTACTGCTCTAATcatttggtatcatattattaacccggatgtagctgagccgccatatcgGTGCTAGAGTGTTCACCTCACcggggttgagtgcagcacaatgtgtgTATGCTTTGGCTTCAGATCCTGCATGGAGTTGTGTGGCAAGTCTGACACTTGCTTTATTACCCACAATACACTGCAACTCTATTTTACAGCTAATTTTATTATCTTGTATCTCATGGTATCACAGGCCtcattcatttcccatagactcgtgtgttaaagtggcatttaaaaatatcattaaaaataaggagaaaattcaaGAGTTTAATGTTTAATACCAGTGGACAGGATATACGTCTGACATTcaatatctgaccagaaaagggtacctcgaccggctcattttaaaaggaatcagcatttatgaagactacatctgacaggatcaaattcatcacttaagagagtaaaatggccctaattcttccgccagtaaaaaatCGTTCCTAagtggtgatatatctttccaactTGGAAAAGGGAAGTTCACGAGGTACCCTCCCTATAATCAGCGCTAGATtgtcaatcatattcatttatttttgtcaatcagcaatatcaaatgtaaaaatcGAGAATGGgctggctcgaatgaatatcttttgcctgccagttgtaattaggcccgtgtaaCCTCATTATCTTCCCTTTACTTGCAAGGAGAACTATGCAGCGTGGAGTAGCCAGAAGAAAGCAGAAAAGGAGATGAGggtgaagaaggagaaggaagaacGTCAAGCGAAGGAAGAAGCGGAGAGGAAGAGGAAAGAAGAGGCGGAGGATGCGTACTTGAAGTGGAAAGAGGAAGCCAAGACGAGGCCACTCCCCCTAGCTAGCCCCTTTGCCTACCCACGAGGCTGCATCAAAggtattgtacaacgcctacttagcttgttgtacgcgatcaaatgggaggctgaatgtcacacattcataccgttgcacacaagacgtaccatccaaaatgtaccattgcacggctttaggaggtgacgtcacaatgcgatttcattgaataagatgacaatgcgcgtacagcccgttGGCTAAATGCGCactgctgtccaagatcatgtgcgcttgtgggattttgcttttcgctttcaatatttttgctcccttttcgtagattactggagggaaaaactcttttttttttccatattatcgctggattccgaggcgttgtacaacacaaatagcgaatattcttattcatgcaatggtgcgagatttcgcattcggtgaaagaaacgctctattcaactcggccaacgcctcgttgaatagagcatctttctttcacctcatgcgaaatctcgcaccatcgcactcatgcctattcgctatttgtattaaaataaaataaaaattcaacaagtataacactgaaaatttcatcaaaatcggatgtaaaataagaaagttatggcattttaaagtttcgcttattttcaacaaaatagttatatgaacgagccagttacatccaaatgagagttgatgacatcactcactcactatttcttttgtattttattatatgaaatatgaaatatttttattttctcatcattgtcatgtgaaatgaagtttcattcctccctgaacacgtggaattccattattttaacatattgtgcttcaggcaaggaggtcctaatcgtcaaattcgtaaaaattgaaaaattgtataattcaaacaataaaaaacaaaagaaatagtgagtgacatcattgactctctcatttggatgtacatgtaactggctcgttcatataactattttgttgaaaataagcgaaactttgaaatgtcataactttcttattttacattgatgaaattttcagcattgtgtttgtctgattttttctctattgattcaaatcaacatttttctgaggtggacttgacctttaaattccCATAGCATCGATCCTAATCATGAGGAGCCCATATGCACGTACACATGTGTATTAAAGTATGGGGCGATTCCATGCtcgaaaaatcagccattttcacaacatttttcaacaTGCTGTCAAAAGAAATGAGGAACTTAAGTTTGTTTTGCAGTAATAATAAAGTACGACTGGAtagtaatgtaaaaaaaattacaaccaacaaaaatatgtcgTCGTTGGTGAAttagaggtgaaaatgttgtgtagtCGCACGGGACATTCTGGGTCCCGTACAACACACAACAGTTTCACCTTTATTTTGTGTAAATAAACccattatcaaatattttcaattggttatcagtttttcacatgactacccacttttactttatcattgacaaaaaaaaatttattgctcaagcattcagcTAAGAGACAAGAAACTGTTGCCGAAATATCCTGTATGACACATATGGAATCGGCCTACTGTGAAAATGTATGTGTGCCATTATCCAGCAAAGTATTGCGGGCAGGgaaggaaattatttttattttttaggggctacctttttttcccctctttatGCCGATCGCAGAATTTTGGGgctatttctctcattttaagGGCTATTATTTAGAGGCAACAAGCAGTCATGCAGTCAAAGCCAAGATCATTATTCTGCCGTACATCTAGATAGAATGATGATTTTCTttaatcttgaatattgtttgtgaCGCATCTTGGGGGCGACTTTAGAAAGAATGGACGCCCCAAAGCGTGCATGTATTGTAGGGGAACTTTTAGAGGTGATTTGGGCTTGGCTGTCATGAGGACAAAATCGCCCGTCGACCTCATGTAATTCCTATGCTGAATTTGCCCAGTTTCCTGTGCAGAGAAATAGGCCCCATAATACCATTTGTATGGGCTATGTAGGGCCTCTCAGGGGCAGATACTGTTTTTGTCATTAGGGGGAAGGGGGGccaaacaaatttcattcacattttccatGATCGGCATCTTGATGAGCTAAAAGCTTGAGTTTTTAAAAAGCGTAGATCTAAAAATAAAGCTAAAGAGGCTTCAATTGTCGCTGCGCGGAAAGCAGTAAacggcaggttcgaatcccaatgGTTCCATTTTTATCTGACTTATGATTTGATTACAGATCGAAAAAgcgatcttaaacacataggagtaatgccaaaaatttgtttacaaaacaAGCTGAAGTAAATTTGACCTTTATTTAACAGAACAAGATGATGTATTTCATAATGccaaaaattaaataatgcAATTGGCActgatctttttatttttttatatttaatgtatATAGACCTGAGAacggaacaaattatttcagattGGTCATAGGGTCAGGCATACATATTTTGTGATACTGCCTTGTAGTTATTTACTGTAGTtgtcagtttttgtctcacctgcgaagcaaagtgagactatatagtctggtctgttagcgtcaaaaatgccctacttgtggacacggtggacaaaagcatgattttttctccagacctttgtttatgtataagaattaagaatggggtatgctccaaaaaatctggctgcaggaacagtgaaaaaatgggtgaaaatatcagaatttatgagttcagatttgtctgatatatagactagcgctagtgcaaaattcaatagcagtgcattattttgcattggattagttcttgaattcaaaccctttttgaacagatcttctgtttgtcctcgcatctcaatgcaccaaatatctgaatgaagatgctaaccaagccgaagggtgatggtggagggggttgaatgttggtgtgtatgtacatattttggtcttgggggaaagatgtgcaagacacattttttgcatgtgttggaaattgtgttgccatggtaacagtgtatcattgcaaaaataaggtaaaaatcttgcagttggAACTACTTCCTCTGTTTCatccgattctcatgaaatttggccatttggcacacacattgatcttgaggtgaagatgtccaAGACTTAtatttgtgtgtctttcagaaatcttgttgccatggtaacaacatattatctggtgaaaattggggaaaaaaccttacaattcaaactgtttcatcagttttcaatcaattttcatgaaatttggcacacacattggtattgaagtaaagatgtacaaggcactttttgtgtgtgtttccaaaattgtgttgccatgggaacaacatattatatggcaaaatttaggtaaaaaccttgcaatttgaactacttcatcagttttttttgttgttgttttgaaccaattctcatgaaataattatggctcacacattggccttgaggtaaaaatgtgcaagaaccttttgtcagagactgcattgccttggtaaccacatttagccagaaatagggggaaaactcattgtggatcagtctacttctcagttttcagcctgtgctcataaaagttgacacaaatattcattttgggtaaagattcatattcagtattaaaagggaatcaagccttggtcataatgttgtgtgcatggaaaaggagaaaaataagaatggtgaaagttttaaagaaatcggacaagcaaaataaagttatggctgctttaaaattaagatccctaaggctactagtatgtagaattcaaattggcaactgggtaagtaaattatgacaaggggtgaggccgcaaggacaactttcccataagactagtacttagttatcaggatttttggttttctcctaaatccctattccattggggccgtaatATAAACCCGGTAGTATGTTTTATGTCGTCatgaaagatataatttgaagtaaaacttttgaaaaaaaagaaattttagctaattaattattccagtacatggaagagtggtccttgccttcttacatcactatgacatcacatatgcggtcaatttgaagtcttcatgggtatagtgattaccaatgtttataactttaatatgttcacaactttgttatggtttgtccgatattgttcaaactttgacctataaacttgtctgatttttcattttcctctaaaacaagtgtttatttgggtttgattcccctttataacgtcatataatagcgcagggtattaatcaccttcaatgatatttataggctttttggggggcggagaaggtccttaaaaactgacaacataaaaaatatagaaggttaaaggccatgaccatgaggaacttaaacactcttaaaaaaaacaccccttacatttttttatttgggggggggggctttagaaaattgccacataaagagtaaaaggaaattataacgactaggaacttaacccccccccaaaaaaaaaaaagaagggggaatcctttacacttcagcatattaatttaaagcctcaaacattctgctttgaaaaaaaaatgtttccggtgtccaattaatcaatgttttatttgaagcatgaagcaggggctgtcacagaaatatactgaaaaaaaataaatgaaagaaaatataaggctaaaatctattgtgcacataggtatatttttgatatggtatgttactgagtcatggtcatggatttgcaagtgaatttctaaaacaagtgcagagatttttgtatatatttatatttctataattagttgcatgattaaaggtacactttaaaatatgtcagaaaaaatatacttagagagagacaggaaacagaaggagatggcatggtgaagctcaaaatcaagagtgatgtgaaagttaaaaagaaagagtaggaacggaatatgaatatgaataaaagactgagtaggagaatataaataaacaatggttaattgggtactgtaaacattttttttatcaaatcataatgcattaaacttcaaatgaatggtctgaagtgcaaaggactcttcttacctttgaagggggggggggattttctgctaaaaaagtatatcagccccctattttttcaGGGGGGTTAAGTTCTtagtcataatcctttaactgtaatttttatgaggtcattttctaaagacccccctcaaaaaaagagtaatgtctagctttaaaaatgcattgacccctAAGGGACAAgtgtagactggtttgagcatggggaagtagaactaaaagtggtatggggagaggtgcacatcttggggaggtggaactaaggtttggaaaatcagctgttgaaagtagaaggggtacacattttgttttgcttgccagtgttggaactcctctgcttcagcggaaggtttcatattcacccagtgtacctccagcctatatgcccataagggatgcattttttaagagtgtttatcatttttatgtttctaatggccactgcctttaaccttctttgatgtcagatttaaaggactaatcctgccccttcccccaaacccagaaatattaatgaaggtgattaatacccccatattttaatgcagagaagacatttagaatttaatatgaatctttaccctaagatgaatatttcttccaatttttatgagcactgactaaaaacaggggaagaagtttgatccacaataagttttcctacatttctggctatcatatgtggctaccctggtaatgcactctctgacaaatgcaaaaaaagggTTCTTGCACATATTTACCCcaaaggccaatgtgtgagccaaatttcacgagaattggttcaaaactgatgaa
This DNA window, taken from Lytechinus variegatus isolate NC3 chromosome 19, Lvar_3.0, whole genome shotgun sequence, encodes the following:
- the LOC121405938 gene encoding coiled-coil domain-containing protein 34-like; the protein is MKTTMGDNIHQRPHSTPKVARGQSSAGRGDHRVGSASPSLSLDETGESTRSLLSILSHSSIKDLPEDELRNQSEEDDDDRASDSYSSLPTKSSSHSSSRQSKPSTSRSRSRSPSTSRSKSQTDTYSKSSSYSLPRSSDSRSTSQSTSGRGPQLSPWEKWLIEKTKEERKRLKEKARLEREKQLKLAEEKKIKAEKAKVIRVKVNMWIEERTAKEQESKRANQRLEETKRQLEAEEKRRLQEKAKENYAAWSSQKKAEKEMRVKKEKEERQAKEEAERKRKEEAEDAYLKWKEEAKTRPLPLASPFAYPRGCIKGYQDKTSYAVPGYCNPIPWMPIHTPQEHTTPLGRGQRGRGKRTNATSSRRQIQQPLSPPLLFRDRSAREKLGKRR